The following are encoded together in the Pedobacter steynii genome:
- a CDS encoding polysaccharide biosynthesis protein, translated as MLQNKTLLITGGTGSFGNAVLNRFLHTDHFSEIRIFSRDEKKQDDMRNSLKNDKVKYYIGDVRDLSSINKAMQGVDYVFHAAALKQVPSCEFFPLEATRTNVFGTQNVIDAAVANKVTKVICLSTDKAAYPINAMGISKALMEKVAIAASRNLKDTTVCLTRYGNVMASRGSVIPLFLKQIQSGGALTITDPNMTRFLMSLEDAVDLVLFAFEHGNPGDLFVNKAPAGTIGDLAQALKELCKADNEIKIIGTRHGEKLYETLCTREEMLKAEDMGEFYRVPADNRDLNYAQYFSEGETDISKIEDYHSHNTEQLGVEGMKKLVSNLPLIKKEVFGDLTAVQYPG; from the coding sequence ATGCTACAAAATAAAACACTTTTAATAACGGGAGGGACAGGCTCTTTTGGAAACGCTGTTCTAAACCGTTTTCTTCATACCGACCATTTTTCAGAAATCCGGATCTTTTCAAGAGATGAAAAGAAACAGGATGACATGCGTAATTCATTAAAAAACGATAAGGTAAAGTATTACATCGGTGATGTTAGAGATCTGAGTAGCATTAATAAAGCAATGCAGGGTGTGGATTATGTATTTCATGCAGCAGCATTAAAGCAAGTCCCTTCCTGCGAATTTTTTCCTTTGGAAGCTACCCGTACCAACGTATTTGGAACTCAGAACGTAATTGACGCTGCGGTAGCAAATAAGGTCACTAAAGTGATCTGTTTAAGCACAGACAAAGCGGCTTACCCTATTAATGCAATGGGGATCTCAAAAGCTTTAATGGAAAAGGTAGCAATTGCCGCTTCCAGAAATTTGAAGGATACTACTGTTTGTCTAACCAGATATGGTAATGTAATGGCATCAAGAGGATCGGTTATTCCCTTATTTTTAAAACAGATACAATCAGGCGGTGCTTTAACGATTACAGATCCTAATATGACCCGTTTTTTAATGTCATTGGAAGATGCTGTTGATTTGGTATTATTCGCTTTTGAACATGGAAATCCAGGTGATTTGTTCGTAAATAAGGCCCCTGCAGGCACAATTGGAGATCTAGCTCAGGCCTTAAAAGAGTTGTGTAAAGCTGATAATGAAATTAAAATTATTGGCACGCGCCATGGTGAAAAATTATATGAAACGCTGTGTACCCGTGAGGAGATGTTAAAGGCGGAAGATATGGGCGAATTTTATCGTGTTCCGGCGGATAACCGGGATTTAAATTATGCGCAGTATTTTTCTGAAGGAGAAACAGACATCTCTAAAATTGAAGATTATCACTCTCATAACACAGAACAACTTGGTGTAGAAGGGATGAAAAAATTAGTCTCAAACCTCCCGCTTATCAAAAAAGAAGTATTTGGAGACCTTACTGCAGTTCAATACCCAGGATAA
- a CDS encoding WxcM-like domain-containing protein codes for METLLQFNTQDKNQFMNEKPGLIVGGNHVDHRGALSFANDFHMDEVKRFYTIGHPDTATVRAWQGHKKEKKWFYVVSGSFHILVVKPDDWKTPSLDLDPDKFLLNEQSSEVLYVPAGYATGLKAAEINSKIIVFSDFTVEQSSNDNYRFDPELWCDWNKI; via the coding sequence TTGGAGACCTTACTGCAGTTCAATACCCAGGATAAGAATCAGTTTATGAATGAAAAACCAGGTCTTATTGTAGGGGGAAATCATGTTGATCACCGCGGTGCCCTTTCTTTTGCGAATGATTTCCATATGGATGAAGTCAAAAGATTCTATACAATAGGTCATCCGGATACAGCAACTGTGCGGGCATGGCAGGGACATAAAAAAGAAAAAAAATGGTTTTATGTCGTATCGGGAAGCTTCCATATTCTGGTCGTAAAACCTGATGATTGGAAAACGCCTTCCCTGGACCTTGATCCGGATAAATTTTTGCTGAATGAGCAGAGCAGCGAGGTCCTGTATGTACCGGCAGGATATGCTACCGGATTAAAAGCGGCTGAAATAAATTCTAAAATCATCGTATTTTCGGACTTTACTGTAGAACAATCTTCTAATGATAACTATCGCTTTGACCCGGAGCTGTGGTGCGATTGGAATAAAATATAA
- a CDS encoding NAD-dependent epimerase/dehydratase family protein translates to MIRIGITGQDGFVGQHLYNTVGLFPEEFERIDFKRGFFEDQEALNDFVAKCDVIVHLAAMNRHPDPQVIYDVNVGLVKKLVEALESTNSEAHVLFSSSSQEERDNLYGKSKKEGRELLAGWAEKSKGRFTGLVIPNVFGPFGVPFYNSFISTFCHQLTHNEQPSIEVDGEVKLIYVGDLVQVILSEIKSFSGQSLLTVAHTDVMKVSEILTLLESYKVNYLDAGIIPELNNKFELNLFNTFRCFMNHEKHYPVKFIKHTDPRGAFVEVIRLNIGGQVSFSTTVPGITRGNHYHTRKIERFAVIKGKALIQLRRIGSDEVLNFYLDGEEPSYVDMPIWYTHNIKNIGEEELYTNFWINEFFDPKDPDTYFENV, encoded by the coding sequence ATGATAAGAATAGGTATAACTGGTCAGGATGGATTTGTTGGTCAACATTTGTATAATACTGTTGGCCTTTTTCCTGAGGAATTTGAGCGCATCGATTTTAAGCGTGGCTTTTTCGAAGATCAGGAGGCATTAAATGATTTTGTAGCCAAGTGTGATGTAATCGTCCATCTGGCAGCCATGAACAGGCACCCTGATCCGCAGGTGATCTACGATGTGAACGTTGGTCTGGTGAAAAAACTGGTGGAGGCCCTGGAGTCGACAAACAGTGAAGCTCATGTTTTATTTTCATCTTCCTCTCAGGAGGAGCGTGATAACCTATATGGCAAAAGTAAAAAGGAAGGCCGGGAACTTCTTGCCGGCTGGGCAGAAAAATCAAAAGGCAGGTTTACCGGATTGGTTATCCCGAATGTGTTTGGCCCCTTTGGCGTCCCTTTTTATAATTCTTTTATTTCCACTTTTTGTCATCAGCTCACTCATAATGAGCAGCCTTCAATAGAAGTAGACGGAGAAGTGAAGCTGATTTACGTTGGTGATCTTGTGCAGGTGATCCTGTCTGAGATCAAATCATTTTCAGGCCAGTCGCTACTTACGGTAGCACATACAGATGTCATGAAGGTATCGGAGATCTTAACCCTCCTGGAAAGTTATAAGGTTAACTATCTGGATGCTGGTATCATCCCGGAATTGAACAATAAATTTGAACTCAATTTATTCAATACTTTCAGGTGCTTTATGAACCATGAAAAGCATTATCCGGTTAAATTTATTAAACACACGGACCCAAGAGGGGCTTTTGTCGAAGTTATCCGGTTAAATATTGGCGGGCAGGTATCTTTCTCGACCACAGTTCCCGGAATTACGAGAGGAAACCATTACCATACCCGAAAGATTGAGCGTTTTGCGGTAATCAAAGGCAAAGCTTTAATACAATTGCGTAGAATTGGAAGCGATGAAGTGCTGAATTTTTACTTGGATGGAGAAGAGCCTTCCTATGTTGATATGCCGATTTGGTATACGCATAATATAAAGAATATTGGTGAAGAGGAATTATATACGAACTTTTGGATCAATGAATTTTTCGACCCAAAAGATCCTGACACCTATTTTGAAAATGTATAA
- the wecB gene encoding non-hydrolyzing UDP-N-acetylglucosamine 2-epimerase has translation MKSKLKVMTVVGTRPEIIRLARVMAALDASEAIEHIIVHTGQNYDYELNQIFFDDLAIRKPDHFLNAAGATAIETVGQILIKIEPLLISENPDAFLVLGDTNSCLCAIPAKKRHIPIFHMEAGNRCFDQRVPEETNRKIVDHVSDVNLTYSDIAREYLLREGLPADRIIKTGSPMFEVLNHYLPQIESSDILTRLNLEEHKYFVVSSHREENISSEKNFLGLMNSLNLIAEKYGYPIIVSTHPRTRNMIDAKKITMRPEIQFLKPMGFNDYNALQMKSYAVLSDSGTISEESSTLNFPALNLRDAHERPEAMEEASVMMVGMNPERIMQGLVQLQYQKRGAERNFRKVADYSMPNVSDKVVRIIISYVDYIKRVVWSENGK, from the coding sequence ATGAAATCAAAACTAAAAGTAATGACCGTGGTGGGGACCAGGCCGGAAATTATAAGATTAGCCAGGGTAATGGCGGCTCTGGATGCTTCCGAAGCTATTGAACATATTATTGTCCATACCGGTCAGAACTATGATTACGAACTGAATCAGATTTTTTTCGATGATTTGGCAATCCGGAAACCGGACCATTTCCTAAATGCTGCCGGAGCAACGGCAATTGAAACTGTCGGACAGATTCTAATTAAGATAGAACCTTTACTCATTAGTGAAAATCCTGATGCCTTTTTGGTTCTGGGTGATACCAATAGCTGCCTGTGTGCAATCCCTGCTAAGAAACGTCATATTCCAATATTCCATATGGAAGCAGGAAACCGTTGTTTTGATCAGCGTGTTCCAGAAGAGACCAACAGAAAAATTGTTGATCATGTATCTGATGTAAACCTGACTTATAGTGACATCGCCCGTGAATACCTATTGAGAGAAGGATTACCAGCAGACAGGATTATCAAGACCGGATCACCGATGTTTGAAGTCTTGAATCATTACCTTCCTCAGATAGAGAGTTCGGATATATTAACCCGTCTGAACCTGGAGGAACATAAATATTTTGTGGTTTCCTCTCATAGAGAAGAAAATATCAGCAGCGAGAAAAATTTCCTAGGTTTGATGAATAGCTTAAATCTGATTGCCGAAAAATATGGATATCCGATTATTGTAAGCACGCATCCGAGAACCAGAAATATGATTGATGCTAAGAAAATCACCATGAGGCCGGAAATACAATTCCTTAAACCGATGGGATTTAATGACTATAATGCATTGCAGATGAAATCGTACGCGGTATTGTCTGATAGCGGAACCATCTCTGAGGAATCCTCAACATTGAATTTCCCGGCATTAAACCTTAGAGATGCACATGAACGTCCGGAAGCGATGGAAGAAGCCTCTGTGATGATGGTGGGAATGAATCCTGAGCGAATTATGCAAGGGTTGGTACAGCTACAGTATCAAAAGAGAGGAGCCGAGAGAAACTTCAGAAAGGTTGCGGATTATTCAATGCCTAATGTTTCAGATAAAGTAGTCAGGATAATTATAAGTTATGTAGATTATATCAAGAGGGTTGTCTGGAGCGAGAATGGTAAATAA
- a CDS encoding glycosyltransferase family 4 protein — translation MSGARMVNKGKLWVVSELFFPEETSTAYIMTKIAETLTREKKVHVICGDSSYQNSNLKTEARADHDQFEVTRVKSLSLNKDRLLQRILRLILLSIQLSYKLLTKSAKGDEVLIVTNPAPLVLLIVLVCKIKRMKCYAVVHDVFPENLVAAKLIKPDGLVYSCLKSLFDGAYSKMYSLFVIGRDMKIVFEHKLERFKTKPTINIVENWAETVAIHPDKEEGDLFLKEHGIKDKIVFQFAGNMGRVQGLLELCEVAAQVKNPLVHFMFIGDGAVKEDMKEFVSKKGMDNVSFINPMPRNMQNKFLNAANVGIVSLQSGMTGLGVPSKSYNILSAGNPILFIGSNDSEIAQMINENNVGWCFNIQDMDKLVSFLNGLSVKDIDDISNKGTRARDLAVNRYSEEIIMDKYLKLVVNGN, via the coding sequence TTGTCTGGAGCGAGAATGGTAAATAAGGGGAAACTTTGGGTCGTATCTGAGTTGTTTTTTCCGGAAGAGACGTCTACTGCTTATATCATGACTAAAATAGCGGAGACACTTACCCGTGAAAAAAAGGTACATGTGATATGCGGAGACTCTTCCTATCAGAATTCCAATCTGAAAACGGAGGCCAGAGCAGATCATGATCAATTTGAGGTCACCAGAGTGAAATCCCTGTCCTTAAACAAGGACCGGTTATTACAACGGATTCTGCGCTTAATTTTGTTGAGTATACAGTTGTCCTATAAACTGCTGACTAAGTCTGCAAAAGGGGATGAGGTCCTGATCGTTACCAATCCGGCCCCACTGGTCTTGCTGATCGTCCTGGTTTGTAAAATTAAGCGAATGAAATGTTATGCCGTTGTTCATGATGTTTTTCCGGAAAACCTGGTCGCAGCGAAATTAATTAAGCCTGACGGACTGGTGTATTCCTGTTTGAAATCTTTATTTGACGGAGCGTATAGTAAAATGTACAGCCTCTTTGTGATAGGTAGGGATATGAAAATTGTTTTTGAGCATAAACTGGAGCGATTTAAAACTAAACCTACCATCAATATTGTCGAGAACTGGGCAGAAACAGTGGCCATCCATCCCGATAAGGAGGAAGGGGACCTGTTTTTAAAAGAACATGGGATAAAAGATAAGATTGTCTTTCAATTTGCCGGTAATATGGGAAGGGTGCAGGGCTTACTGGAACTTTGTGAGGTAGCAGCCCAGGTTAAAAATCCCCTGGTCCATTTTATGTTTATTGGAGACGGGGCAGTAAAAGAGGATATGAAAGAATTTGTCAGTAAAAAGGGGATGGATAATGTGAGTTTTATCAATCCCATGCCCAGAAACATGCAAAACAAATTCTTAAATGCAGCTAATGTGGGAATTGTCTCACTTCAAAGTGGGATGACTGGTTTGGGGGTACCTTCCAAATCTTACAATATTCTTTCTGCCGGAAACCCGATATTGTTTATAGGAAGTAATGATAGTGAGATTGCGCAAATGATTAATGAAAACAACGTTGGCTGGTGCTTCAATATTCAGGATATGGATAAACTGGTTTCTTTTCTTAACGGATTGTCTGTAAAAGATATTGACGATATTAGCAACAAGGGCACGCGGGCGAGAGATTTAGCAGTCAATAGATATTCGGAAGAAATTATAATGGACAAATACTTAAAACTTGTTGTAAATGGGAACTAA
- a CDS encoding NAD-dependent epimerase/dehydratase family protein yields the protein MGTKVLVTGASGFLGRIITDVLTQEGQSIVGLDILGQELNIDITKSFSLNPDLDLDIVVHAAGKAHSVPRNEAQKKEFYDVNFEGTKNLCLALERLAVMPKSFLFISTVAVYGLDSGEMIPEDHPLNGKTPYAKSKILAEQWLKDWAERNHVVLGVLRLPLIAGPNPPGNLGAMIRGIRTGRYLSIGKADARKSVVWQYDIPHVMPALANIGGTYNLTDGYNPSFAELEAAMATTLKRKLPMKIPLFIAKILGLAGDLLGDFSPINTDKINKITSTLTFDDVKARTSLGWKPSSVLERLTKTL from the coding sequence ATGGGAACTAAAGTATTGGTAACCGGGGCAAGCGGGTTTCTTGGCCGAATTATTACAGATGTCTTAACTCAGGAAGGCCAAAGTATTGTAGGATTGGATATCCTGGGACAGGAGCTGAATATTGACATTACTAAAAGTTTCTCGTTAAATCCGGATCTGGACCTTGATATCGTTGTTCATGCGGCAGGGAAGGCACATTCAGTACCACGTAATGAGGCTCAAAAAAAGGAGTTTTATGACGTGAATTTTGAAGGGACAAAAAATTTATGTCTGGCACTGGAGCGTCTGGCAGTTATGCCAAAGTCATTCCTGTTTATCAGTACAGTTGCTGTTTACGGACTGGATTCCGGAGAGATGATTCCTGAAGATCATCCGCTGAATGGTAAAACCCCATATGCAAAATCAAAAATTCTTGCTGAACAATGGTTAAAAGACTGGGCAGAAAGAAATCATGTTGTTTTAGGAGTGCTTCGATTGCCATTAATTGCCGGACCTAATCCTCCGGGGAACTTAGGTGCAATGATCAGGGGCATTCGTACCGGGCGTTATTTAAGTATCGGAAAGGCCGATGCCCGCAAAAGCGTAGTATGGCAATACGATATTCCTCATGTTATGCCTGCTTTGGCAAATATAGGTGGAACTTATAACCTGACTGACGGTTACAACCCTAGTTTTGCAGAACTCGAAGCCGCAATGGCTACCACATTAAAAAGGAAACTACCGATGAAAATCCCTCTTTTTATAGCTAAAATACTGGGATTGGCTGGTGATCTTTTAGGTGACTTTTCTCCAATTAATACAGATAAAATAAATAAAATAACTTCAACATTAACATTTGACGATGTAAAAGCCAGGACTTCTTTAGGATGGAAGCCATCTTCTGTGCTGGAAAGATTGACTAAGACCTTATGA
- a CDS encoding MraY family glycosyltransferase, with protein MIYLILTIVYFAVMLLYFRIADRYNIIDRPNERSSHTEVTIRGGGIIFLFAALTVLMLHPEFWMPVLGLFIIGTISFIDDRITLSGKVRIIFHLAAVTLMFLFLGTFPAFPWWISIALYILVIGIINAYNFMDGINGITGLYSLVVLGGLQYVNYHITEFIEPDMIWFPILACIVFLFFNFRKRARCFAGDVGSVTIAFWIIFLLLKLMTVSGNYAYILFLGVYGVDAVLTIIHRLGLKQNIFDAHRLHFYQILANEQKWSHLLVSTLYALVQLGIIVAVVFLPLSFVSVFFITICPLVAIYVLIKPRIMTQK; from the coding sequence ATGATATATTTGATTCTAACCATTGTTTACTTTGCAGTCATGTTATTGTACTTCCGCATTGCGGACCGCTACAATATAATTGACCGTCCAAATGAAAGAAGCTCTCATACTGAAGTCACGATTCGGGGAGGAGGGATCATCTTTCTTTTTGCGGCATTAACGGTTCTGATGCTTCATCCTGAATTCTGGATGCCTGTGCTTGGATTGTTCATTATTGGAACGATTAGTTTTATTGATGACCGGATTACCCTTTCCGGTAAAGTCCGGATTATATTTCACCTTGCGGCAGTGACCTTAATGTTTCTTTTTCTAGGCACTTTTCCGGCTTTCCCCTGGTGGATCTCGATAGCCCTATACATTTTGGTTATCGGAATTATTAACGCCTATAATTTTATGGATGGCATCAATGGCATTACCGGACTTTATAGCCTGGTAGTGCTTGGCGGACTTCAGTATGTAAATTATCACATTACGGAATTCATTGAGCCAGATATGATCTGGTTTCCCATATTGGCCTGCATTGTTTTTCTGTTTTTTAACTTCAGGAAAAGAGCCAGGTGTTTTGCCGGGGATGTTGGAAGCGTTACCATTGCCTTTTGGATCATTTTTCTGCTGTTAAAGCTGATGACTGTTTCAGGAAATTATGCCTATATCCTGTTTTTAGGAGTATATGGGGTAGATGCAGTCCTGACTATTATTCACAGGTTAGGGTTAAAGCAGAATATTTTTGACGCGCATCGTCTTCATTTCTATCAAATTCTGGCCAATGAACAGAAATGGTCCCATTTACTGGTCTCTACGCTCTATGCATTGGTGCAATTAGGCATTATTGTTGCTGTTGTATTTTTGCCTCTCAGTTTTGTTTCGGTGT